One genomic segment of Lysobacter sp. 5GHs7-4 includes these proteins:
- a CDS encoding TMEM165/GDT1 family protein: MDMSSLGTLPLATAALSTGTVALAEIGDKTQLLALLLAARFRRPWPIVAGILVATLLNHALAAWLGALVAQWLQPATLRWIVAGSFLAVALWTLKPDKLDGEGERLPARGAFIATTIAFFVAEIGDKTQVATVLLAARYSPLWEVVAGTTLGMLLANVPVVLLGSRFADRLPLKAARMVAAAVFAALALWVAVRGI; this comes from the coding sequence ATGGATATGTCCTCGCTAGGCACGCTGCCCCTGGCCACCGCCGCGCTTTCGACCGGCACGGTCGCGCTGGCGGAAATCGGCGACAAGACCCAGCTGCTGGCCCTGTTGCTGGCCGCGCGCTTCCGCCGGCCCTGGCCCATCGTCGCCGGCATCCTGGTCGCGACCCTGCTTAATCACGCCCTGGCCGCCTGGCTGGGCGCGCTGGTCGCGCAATGGCTGCAGCCGGCGACCCTGCGCTGGATCGTCGCCGGCAGCTTCCTGGCGGTGGCGCTGTGGACGCTCAAGCCCGACAAGCTCGATGGCGAAGGCGAGCGCCTGCCCGCGCGCGGCGCCTTCATCGCCACCACCATCGCCTTCTTCGTGGCCGAGATCGGCGACAAGACCCAGGTGGCGACCGTGCTGCTGGCGGCGCGCTATTCGCCGCTGTGGGAAGTGGTGGCCGGCACCACGCTGGGCATGCTGCTGGCCAACGTGCCGGTGGTGCTGCTGGGCAGCCGCTTCGCCGACCGCCTGCCGCTGAAGGCCGCGCGCATGGTCGCCGCGGCGGTGTTCGCGGCGCTGGCGCTGTGGGTGGCGGTGCGCGGGATCTAA
- a CDS encoding GGDEF domain-containing protein, translating into MHATGSRLRDIAVSLLSRPDEIMLEIGAGGELTVARLRAVLAAMLLLLPPLNAIGGGTIQETLIGLGGAIFVNVFAQLWLALARRPRRYRWLPFATAGFDVTATTLVLTALALQHLPAGLNSLIVWCGYVLSIILTALRSDGRVTLFAGGLAIVQYSALVLAVFALASSPEQLISSDYGAVTPGGQGQRVVLLVMVALITAMVVYRMQRLIEMSGTDGLTRLPNRTWLVHRIQRLFDAVRHDGGSLTLALIDLDHFKRINDDNGHHAGDRALRHVVTVLREQTGSTEWLVRLGGEEFVLLLRKPLGTAWEQVDAIRQVLAERPFEPGRGAEPLRLTFSAGLAGYPQEGSDLSRLLRRADRRLQQAKQQGRNRVVARDT; encoded by the coding sequence ATGCACGCCACGGGCTCACGCCTGCGCGACATCGCGGTATCGCTGTTGTCGCGACCCGACGAGATCATGCTCGAGATCGGCGCCGGCGGCGAGCTGACGGTGGCGCGGCTGCGCGCCGTGCTGGCGGCGATGCTGCTGCTGTTGCCGCCGCTCAACGCGATCGGCGGCGGCACCATCCAGGAAACCCTGATCGGCCTGGGCGGGGCGATCTTCGTCAATGTGTTCGCGCAGTTGTGGCTGGCGCTGGCGCGGCGGCCGCGGCGCTACCGCTGGCTGCCGTTCGCCACCGCCGGTTTCGACGTCACCGCCACTACCCTGGTGCTGACCGCGCTGGCGCTGCAACACCTGCCGGCCGGGCTCAACAGCCTGATCGTGTGGTGCGGCTACGTGCTGTCCATCATTCTCACCGCCTTGCGCAGCGACGGCCGCGTGACCCTGTTCGCCGGCGGGCTGGCGATCGTGCAGTACAGCGCGCTGGTGCTGGCGGTGTTCGCGCTGGCGTCCTCGCCCGAGCAATTGATCTCCAGCGACTACGGCGCGGTCACCCCCGGCGGCCAGGGCCAGCGCGTGGTGCTGCTGGTGATGGTGGCGCTGATCACCGCCATGGTCGTGTACCGCATGCAGCGCCTGATCGAGATGTCCGGCACCGACGGCCTGACCCGGCTGCCGAACCGGACCTGGCTGGTGCACCGCATCCAGCGCCTGTTCGACGCGGTGCGCCACGACGGCGGCAGCCTGACCCTGGCCCTGATCGACCTGGACCATTTCAAGCGCATCAACGACGACAACGGCCACCACGCCGGCGACCGCGCCCTGCGCCACGTGGTCACGGTGCTGCGCGAGCAGACCGGCTCGACCGAATGGCTGGTGCGGCTGGGCGGCGAGGAGTTCGTGCTGCTGCTGCGCAAGCCCCTGGGCACGGCCTGGGAGCAGGTCGACGCGATCCGCCAGGTCCTGGCCGAACGCCCGTTCGAGCCCGGTCGCGGCGCCGAGCCGCTGCGCCTGACCTTCAGTGCCGGCCTGGCCGGCTACCCGCAGGAGGGCTCGGACCTGTCGCGGCTGCTGCGCCGCGCCGACCGCCGCCTGCAGCAGGCCAAGCAGCAGGGCCGCAACCGCGTGGTCGCGCGCGATACCTGA
- a CDS encoding aldo/keto reductase, whose translation MQYRRLGSSGLQLSALSFGAWVTFGTQIGRGAARELIATAWDHGVNFFDNAEGYANGEAERVMGDVIADLRLPRDGYCVSSKVMFGSAADPLPTQKGLSRKHVTEACHGALRRLRVDHLDLYYCHRPDPEVPIEETVWAMDALIRQGKVLYWGTSEWSAAQIREAHKIARAQHLHAPTMEQPQYNLFHRERVELEYAPLYAELGLGTTIWSPLASGLLTGKYNDGVPEDSRLNHEDYRWLQRSVLSPEQRRIERARAYTAVARELGAEPAPLAIAWCLRNPHVSSVILGATRPEQLRQNLQALELVDRYAEPDWDRVEKATA comes from the coding sequence ATGCAATACCGTCGCCTGGGATCCTCGGGCCTGCAGCTGTCGGCGCTGTCGTTCGGCGCCTGGGTCACCTTCGGCACCCAGATCGGCCGCGGCGCGGCGCGCGAGCTGATCGCCACCGCCTGGGACCACGGGGTCAATTTCTTCGACAACGCCGAGGGCTACGCCAACGGCGAGGCCGAACGCGTGATGGGCGACGTGATCGCCGACCTGCGCCTGCCGCGCGACGGCTACTGCGTGTCCAGCAAGGTGATGTTCGGTTCCGCCGCCGATCCCCTGCCGACCCAGAAGGGCCTGTCGCGCAAGCACGTCACCGAGGCCTGCCACGGCGCGTTGCGCCGGCTGCGCGTCGACCATCTGGACCTGTACTACTGCCATCGCCCCGATCCCGAAGTGCCGATCGAGGAAACCGTGTGGGCGATGGACGCGCTGATCCGTCAGGGCAAGGTGCTGTATTGGGGCACCTCGGAATGGTCGGCCGCGCAGATCCGCGAAGCGCACAAGATCGCGCGCGCCCAGCACCTGCATGCGCCGACCATGGAGCAGCCGCAGTACAACCTGTTCCACCGCGAGCGCGTCGAGCTGGAATACGCGCCGCTGTACGCCGAACTCGGCCTGGGCACCACGATCTGGTCGCCGCTGGCCTCGGGCCTGCTGACCGGCAAGTACAACGACGGCGTGCCCGAGGATTCGCGCCTGAACCACGAGGACTACCGTTGGCTGCAGCGCAGCGTGCTCAGCCCCGAGCAGCGCCGGATCGAGCGCGCGCGCGCCTACACCGCGGTCGCGCGCGAGCTGGGCGCCGAGCCGGCGCCGCTGGCGATCGCGTGGTGCCTGCGTAACCCGCACGTGTCCAGCGTGATCCTGGGCGCGACCCGTCCCGAGCAGCTGCGCCAGAACCTGCAGGCGCTGGAGCTGGTCGACCGCTATGCCGAGCCGGACTGGGACCGGGTCGAGAAAGCCACTGCCTGA